The following DNA comes from Frankia casuarinae.
CATCCCGCCGACGTGCTCCGCCATGCCCGCGGCATGGCCGGCGGACTGGAACGGCGGGACGCAGCGACAGCCGCGGCGACGTTGCACGCCCGCCTCGGCTGGCTGGCCGACCCCACCACCGCCCCCCGCTGGGCCCAGCAGCGGGCGCAAAAAGCGCACAACGCCGCCCACCGACAGGATCGTGTGACCTCGCGCAGCCCGCAGCCCCGCCGCCCCACCACCTCCTCCCAGACCCGGCAGAGCCGCGGCGGCTCCGCCGGGCAGACCCGCCGCGCCGCCTACCCCGCCAGCCCGCTTCGCCCCACCCCACCCACCGGCCCCGCCAGCCCACCCCGCACCCCAGAGGCCGGCCCCACGCCACCCCGCACGGCCGGTCCACGCCGCTGACCCCCAGCCGGACCGCGCGAGGCGGCTACGGCTGTGACGGGTCTCCTGCTGCGGCGAGTCCTCGAGGAGGCAGGCAAGAATGCTGATCATTACGGCATTGTCATTACCGGCGGGGGTGGCCCTCTTGGTGGGGCGATGGTGGAGACGGGGGCTGCATCCGCTGGTTGCTCTCCTGCCGCACTCTCGCGGTTGCTATCGATTGGAGGGGTCGAGGGAAGCCGGCGGCCAGGGTGCCACCGGCCAGGCAGGGCAGGAGGTCCGTCGCTGGGAGAGGGGAGTTCGTCCAGGGGGCGGCCAGCAGCGGACGGGCCAGGTCGATCACGTCCTCCACCATCTCTTTCTCGACCGTGGCCCGTGCCAGCGCATGTACTCTGCGCGCGGCCTGCGCAAAGCGGCGTGTTTCGGTGGGGGTCCATGTCCGGGTTCGTTCGGTGTGGATCGCTGCAGCCGTCCGCGGAGGGTGCCGCCACAACCCGTCGGGCTCGCGACTGTTCAGGTACAGAGACGTGTTTCCGCGACGGAACACGCTGGTGGTGTGCACGGGAACTGTTCGGAGATCGATGGCGTCTGCTTCACGAAGAATCGCCTCGAAGCAGGCGTCGTGAATGGTTGGATCGATCGGCCGGCCGTAACCGTGTGCGGCGACCTGCGTCCAGTACCGGTCTAACACCCCCAGCCGGCTCAGCGCCGCGGGGACGGCGAGAAAGGCCACCTCGACGCGGTAGCCGGCCGCGGCGAAACGCCGCGCCGGATGTTCGAACTCGTCCGGAAGTCGCATCGCCGACTCCATGAGCACGTCGATGCGGTGGTCGATAGCCCATTCCTGGGCCTTCTGCATCCACCGGCGTCCGTCGATGCTGGTGTAGGCGCCGGCTGTGGTGTCGTCCGCTGCCATGAGCGACGGGTACATCGGGTGATACGGCTTGAGAACATCCAGGTCGATGTGGATGGCTCCGCCGCGCCGGTCGAGCGCCTGAGCCACCATGAGCGCCGTGGCGGTCTTACCGGCACCCGTCTGTGCTGCGAGGAACACCACGACCGGCGCGGCCTGCCTCGGCCGTCCGGCATACTCCGTTGGAACGATCAGATCATGGAAGATCTGGTCGTTGCGGGCCTCGGACAGCCGGTAGCGCTCCCGGTCAACATCACTGGCCACGCATCGACTCCAGGTAGCGCAGTGCCGCGGCGGAGGCACGCCGCGCCTCGGTGACGGCCTGCGGGTCGTCGGGGCGCAGCTCCCGCCGGAGGTCGGCAAATGCCTTCATCTGCTGCCGCCACCCCGCGACGTCTGTGGGGCTGGAACCTCCCGGGTCGTCGGCCGCAGCCGACACCAGCGAGGCGTAGCCCCCCACAACCTGGTTGATCTCCTCGACCGCAGTCTCACAGGACGCCGCAGTGGCGTCATGCCATTCGAAGGCTGTAAGGCCACCCACGACGGACTCTTCGGTGTTCTCCATGCTGTCTTTCTCCTCTCCCGCCGGTCAGTGAGACAGGATTCTCCACGCCCTTATTTCAGATAGGCGCCGGCATCGCCGTCGTGGCCGTAGGGGTCGTTGACCTCCGGGGCGCCGGCGGGCCAGCCGGCGGATGGGGGGACGGTACGCAGGGACTGGTCGGGTTCATGGGGGTGGGTGGCGCGGTCGGGGTTGCAGCGGGCGAACGGGCCGGTGGGGCTCATCAGCCGGTGCAGGTGGGGGTAGAGGTGGTGGGTCAGCCAGTCGGAGATGCCGGTCTGCGGGTTGAGTCGGAAGTGTTCGAAGGTCCGCCAGCAGGCCTCGAGGATGAGGCCGGCTTCGGTGTGGTCCCACCAGTGGGGGCACCAGCGGAACTCCCCGCCGAGTGGCCGGGCGAAGGCGGGGGCGAAGAACTGTTCGACGAACGCGACCACGTCCGGGTAGAGCGGGTCGGCCTGTTCCTGCTGTTCCTGTCCGCGGCTGTCGGCGCTGCCCGCCGGGGCGGTCGGGGTGCTGGTGAGGTCGCTGAAAGCGGCGTCGTGGTCGTCGATGGCGGTTTCCAGGCGGGCCAGGCGGGCGGTGAGCGCGTCGAGTGTCACCTGCAGGTCAGAGGTGGGTGAGGGGGCTGTCATCGGTCTCCTCCTCGCCGGCGGGGTGGGCGCCGGTGGCGCGGGCGGTCAGGGTGGCTTCGGCGGTACGGATGGCGGCGGTGATCTCGGTGGCGCGGGGGCCGGTGTACCAGGGGCGCAGGGCGATCGCGGCGATGCGGGAGCCGGTGGCGAGCAGCAGCGCGCGGCCTTTGGGGATGGCGCGGATGTCGGCGGCCTCCAGGATGCGCTGGCGGCGGCTGGAGATGGTCGACGAGGCGCCCTGGGCGGAGCGGGTGACCGAGGTGGTGTCGACGTCGTGGTCGCCGACGAGGCGGGAGAGGTCCTCGGCGAGGCGCGGGTCGTCGATCCCCGCGCCGATGATTTTGATGGTGGCCGCCGACCACAGGGCGTCCATGCCGGCCTCGCCCCACACGCGCACGCCCTGGCGGTAGGACTGCAGGA
Coding sequences within:
- a CDS encoding zeta toxin family protein; protein product: MASDVDRERYRLSEARNDQIFHDLIVPTEYAGRPRQAAPVVVFLAAQTGAGKTATALMVAQALDRRGGAIHIDLDVLKPYHPMYPSLMAADDTTAGAYTSIDGRRWMQKAQEWAIDHRIDVLMESAMRLPDEFEHPARRFAAAGYRVEVAFLAVPAALSRLGVLDRYWTQVAAHGYGRPIDPTIHDACFEAILREADAIDLRTVPVHTTSVFRRGNTSLYLNSREPDGLWRHPPRTAAAIHTERTRTWTPTETRRFAQAARRVHALARATVEKEMVEDVIDLARPLLAAPWTNSPLPATDLLPCLAGGTLAAGFPRPLQSIATARVRQESNQRMQPPSPPSPHQEGHPRR
- a CDS encoding DUF4913 domain-containing protein; the protein is MTAPSPTSDLQVTLDALTARLARLETAIDDHDAAFSDLTSTPTAPAGSADSRGQEQQEQADPLYPDVVAFVEQFFAPAFARPLGGEFRWCPHWWDHTEAGLILEACWRTFEHFRLNPQTGISDWLTHHLYPHLHRLMSPTGPFARCNPDRATHPHEPDQSLRTVPPSAGWPAGAPEVNDPYGHDGDAGAYLK